The Anabaena sp. WA102 genome contains a region encoding:
- a CDS encoding DUF6918 family protein, translating to MGLSEEIMNSSHKDLIVQDCCTMIDVQLASKSGMSGIALKAAFAALKGIQPGYIPNVIESLLPVCLTAIDPIWSEGVQHGEPVKYLTANSGRTANALLSVTDARVKNTKRQLVRGTYEKFRNSAEKHVQEAVPDLAQVIGKYANN from the coding sequence ATGGGACTGAGTGAAGAAATAATGAATTCTAGTCATAAGGACTTAATTGTCCAAGACTGCTGCACCATGATAGACGTACAACTAGCATCTAAGTCAGGCATGAGTGGCATAGCCCTAAAAGCCGCCTTTGCTGCACTGAAGGGAATTCAACCGGGTTATATCCCCAATGTTATTGAGTCCCTCCTCCCAGTTTGCTTAACTGCAATTGATCCCATCTGGAGTGAAGGAGTGCAACATGGTGAACCAGTAAAATATCTCACAGCAAATAGTGGTCGCACTGCAAATGCGCTATTGAGCGTAACCGATGCCAGGGTTAAAAATACGAAACGCCAACTTGTGCGAGGAACTTACGAAAAATTCCGTAATTCCGCAGAAAAGCACGTACAAGAAGCAGTACCAGATTTAGCTCAAGTGATTGGTAAGTATGCGAATAATTAG
- a CDS encoding peroxiredoxin, with the protein MTLTYRTEGCLRIGQQAPDFTATSVVDQEFKSIKLSDYRGRYVLLLFYPLDFTFVCPTEVTAFSDRYPEFSQLNTEILGISVDSEFSHLAWIQTDRKSGGVGDINYPLVSDIKKEISAAYNVLDPNAGIALRGLFIVDKDGILQHSTINNLAFGRNVDESLRTLQAIQHVQSHIDEVCPVNWQPGDKTMNPDPVKSKIYFADI; encoded by the coding sequence ATGACACTTACCTATAGAACAGAGGGATGTCTCCGTATTGGTCAACAAGCTCCCGACTTTACAGCAACAAGCGTAGTAGATCAAGAGTTTAAGTCAATTAAATTGTCTGATTATCGTGGTAGATATGTTCTTCTGTTGTTCTATCCCTTAGATTTTACCTTTGTTTGTCCAACTGAAGTAACAGCATTTAGCGATCGCTACCCAGAATTTAGCCAACTAAATACAGAGATATTGGGTATTTCCGTTGATAGTGAATTTTCCCACCTCGCTTGGATTCAAACAGATCGTAAATCTGGTGGAGTCGGTGATATAAATTATCCCCTAGTTTCCGACATCAAAAAAGAAATTAGTGCCGCTTACAACGTTCTTGACCCAAACGCTGGTATTGCTTTGCGGGGTTTATTCATCGTAGACAAAGATGGTATTCTGCAACACTCCACTATTAATAACTTAGCTTTTGGTCGCAACGTAGATGAATCCCTGCGAACATTACAAGCAATTCAGCACGTTCAGTCCCATATTGATGAAGTTTGTCCTGTTAACTGGCAACCTGGAGACAAAACCATGAATCCTGATCCGGTGAAGTCTAAAATTTACTTTGCTGATATTTAG
- a CDS encoding peroxiredoxin family protein: protein MLTSTDFTGLFNERFFHNFLPIPALDNFRLGVGTPDFKLSDITNNAVVKLSDFRGKQPVIIAFTRIFTEKQYCPFCYPHIQALNENYEQFKNRGIEILLITSTDKKQSQIIVQDLGLKMPLLSDSSCHTFRTYKTGQALGAPLPAQFVLDKDGKLLYRHLFSFLDHNASIETLLEKYN from the coding sequence ATGCTGACTTCAACTGATTTTACTGGCTTATTTAATGAGCGATTTTTCCATAATTTTCTACCCATACCAGCGCTAGATAATTTTAGATTGGGTGTAGGCACACCAGATTTTAAACTATCAGATATTACCAATAATGCTGTAGTTAAGCTATCTGATTTTCGCGGTAAACAACCTGTAATAATTGCCTTTACCAGAATATTTACCGAAAAGCAATATTGTCCATTTTGTTATCCCCATATTCAAGCTTTAAATGAGAACTATGAACAGTTTAAAAATCGGGGAATTGAAATTTTATTAATTACCAGCACCGACAAAAAGCAAAGTCAAATAATAGTTCAAGACTTGGGCCTAAAAATGCCATTATTAAGTGATTCCAGTTGCCATACATTTCGTACTTATAAAACTGGACAAGCATTGGGAGCGCCTTTACCAGCACAATTTGTATTAGATAAAGATGGCAAACTGCTCTACAGGCATTTATTTTCCTTTTTAGATCATAATGCCAGTATAGAGACACTTCTGGAAAAATATAATTGA
- a CDS encoding tetratricopeptide repeat-containing S1 family peptidase: MTTTVIATIVISLPTSAADTVSTQKIAQIAKSTSVQINAGGDLTPGGSGVIISKQGNTYTVLTANHVVCDDLGRAGKITCATDTTYSIRTNTGKDYPVKDIKVLQQTRNDADLAIATFVAPEDYPIATLGNSDQMVEGADVFVGGFPAVFDKVGAARDFAFTTGIVVSRASNAINGYGLIYDARTITGNSGGPVFDIAGRVVAIHGLADTSGKNKTETGAVVTQKTGFNAGIPINTFLATSEPIIKNTPIKKDNSSTSESPATRLNNPQSARDFYARGITKLDQYNYQDAAADFTQAIKLDPKYIEAFFKRGYSYTWVSKHQEALTDFNQVVVLDPNYLDGYLNRGWSQIFLQNDQAALEDFNRAIRLNPNYAAAYAHQAMAYIKLGKYQAALESSKQAIRLDPHNSYGYTIQADVFNNLKDYPAAIKVSTLAIIIDPDDFNAYINRAIAYTLTSNYQNALADYQKSAEIFNRRYVKKPAPEAEENPKPTSNSQAEAKPKLTSNSSTDANVELIKSWELTNVSCDSGEKLVTIMIDGKQYCVSPHPSLIQKSYQYNRGTGKLESLTKVQENPKPTSQIATDANVELIKSWELTNVSCDSGGKLVTIMIDGKQYCVSPHPSLIRESYQYNRGTGRLGAFN, from the coding sequence TTGACTACGACAGTAATCGCAACTATTGTAATTTCTCTACCAACATCTGCTGCTGATACTGTTAGTACCCAAAAGATTGCTCAAATTGCTAAAAGCACCTCAGTCCAAATTAATGCAGGGGGTGATCTTACTCCCGGCGGTTCAGGAGTCATTATTTCTAAACAAGGTAACACTTACACTGTACTCACAGCTAATCATGTGGTGTGTGATGATTTAGGCCGGGCAGGAAAAATTACTTGCGCTACAGATACTACTTATTCTATACGCACAAACACGGGTAAAGATTATCCTGTCAAAGATATTAAAGTATTACAGCAAACTAGAAATGACGCAGATTTAGCTATAGCTACTTTTGTGGCTCCAGAAGATTATCCTATTGCGACTTTAGGAAACTCTGATCAAATGGTAGAGGGTGCAGATGTCTTTGTTGGTGGGTTTCCAGCCGTATTTGATAAGGTTGGAGCTGCCAGAGACTTTGCTTTCACTACGGGAATAGTTGTTTCTCGTGCCAGTAATGCCATTAATGGCTATGGTTTGATTTACGATGCTAGAACCATAACTGGTAATAGTGGCGGTCCTGTGTTTGATATTGCTGGTAGAGTTGTGGCCATTCACGGGTTAGCTGATACTTCAGGTAAGAATAAAACAGAAACGGGAGCAGTGGTAACACAGAAAACAGGATTTAATGCGGGGATTCCTATTAATACTTTTTTAGCTACAAGTGAGCCAATTATTAAAAACACCCCCATCAAGAAGGATAATAGTTCTACTAGTGAAAGTCCTGCTACCCGTTTAAACAATCCTCAGTCAGCAAGAGACTTTTATGCCAGAGGTATTACTAAACTAGATCAATATAATTATCAGGACGCAGCGGCAGATTTTACTCAAGCAATTAAGCTTGACCCTAAATATATAGAAGCATTCTTTAAAAGGGGATATTCATACACATGGGTCAGCAAACATCAAGAAGCTCTTACAGATTTTAACCAAGTTGTTGTTCTTGATCCTAACTACTTAGATGGCTACCTCAACCGGGGCTGGAGTCAGATATTCTTACAAAATGATCAAGCAGCCCTTGAGGATTTTAACCGGGCAATTCGTCTCAACCCTAACTATGCTGCCGCCTATGCCCATCAGGCTATGGCTTATATTAAATTAGGAAAGTATCAAGCGGCGTTGGAATCTTCCAAACAAGCTATTCGTCTTGATCCTCACAATAGTTATGGGTACACAATTCAAGCAGATGTGTTTAACAACTTAAAAGATTATCCAGCAGCCATAAAAGTGTCAACTCTAGCTATTATTATTGATCCTGATGATTTTAATGCTTACATTAACCGCGCCATAGCCTACACTTTAACTAGTAATTATCAAAATGCACTTGCAGATTATCAAAAATCCGCAGAAATATTTAATAGGCGTTATGTTAAAAAACCTGCGCCTGAAGCAGAGGAAAATCCAAAACCAACTTCTAATTCTCAAGCAGAAGCAAAGCCAAAACTAACTTCTAACTCTTCCACTGATGCTAATGTAGAGTTAATTAAAAGCTGGGAATTAACTAATGTTTCCTGTGATTCTGGGGAAAAGTTAGTCACAATTATGATTGATGGTAAACAATATTGTGTTAGTCCTCATCCTAGTTTAATTCAGAAAAGTTATCAATACAATCGGGGTACAGGTAAGTTAGAATCTTTGACTAAAGTACAGGAAAATCCAAAGCCAACTTCCCAGATTGCCACTGATGCTAATGTAGAGTTAATTAAAAGCTGGGAATTAACTAATGTTTCCTGTGATTCTGGGGGAAAATTAGTCACAATTATGATTGATGGTAAACAATATTGTGTTAGTCCTCATCCTAGTTTAATTCGGGAAAGTTATCAATACAATCGGGGTACAGGTAGGTTAGGAGCTTTTAATTAA